The Naumovozyma dairenensis CBS 421 chromosome 1, complete genome genomic interval gaaaatgTTTCTACAAGTGATTgaaactttcaaaaatcaaaatcgTTTAATGGATCTTTTCCATTATATTGAAtgtaatattaatgaattgataTCTCCATCCaacaaagaatataataatgagatGCTTATGAATGATTTGatgtttattataattaaagaaaatgaaattgaaagtgAGAACAATCAGTTTATATCAAAAGTTATTAAacttttaaattcaataaatatagaTCCTCATCAACTTATTTCCAAAACAGCAACACAAAATATGGACGACGAGGGtaatgaaatgaatattaaattgaaagtAGCCATAGTAGAAGAATTGGGGATATccaataatgatgatgataaaggatttttaataaattactatttaacaaaattggaagaaaccatattaaatgatgaactTTGGGTTAAATTTAgtagatttattaaagaatataaagatgatttgaattataaCAAGATTAATATTGGGgattttttgaagattaAAATATCTTATGATAAAGATTTTGCGAagtttaataaatttttaaaatcaattaagAATTTATTCCAACATAATGGTTCTTCTAACCTTGCTAATGAAGacagtaataataacaacgaTGTTGTTAACAAGAAGTtaaaacaacaaatattTAAGGAAATCGagaaatttgataaaaacCATATcttatatttaatattccttaaagaaatattagaagcaggaaaagaagaagatgtttCCGATCTTCAATATGATAGTGAAACTCACCTTGATAtcttattgaaatataacGATTATTTAAGTATTGAATCATACCTTACATCTACCAATTTTATGGAAGTTTTAACacattatatttcaatgtcagggaaagaaaaagttgaTGCGAATGAACATGAACTCCCGAAAGGGGAAGGTACATCATCgccatcatcatcatcatcatcatccccgttaataattgaaatagtggtattatttttgaaaagaaataatcaatattataatgatgattataatcaatttattaaGATATTACATATGATACCTAGAAGTTATCCATTAGtgtcattatttgaaataattttccaaattttaaaagatgttgattttaaagaaaatgaaattgaattaaagaaggcactattaaaaaatgaaattatcaatattaatgaCATGAGGACGAATTTGATGagagatgatgaaaaaaattgaactAGCATTATAGACAAAGAGATAAATGTATATACTTTCGTTTGCATATAGACTAAAAAgcatttattattattatttcatttatatttacaaGTAAACTggacatatatatataagggGAAATCATGAAGATGGAGGTGGTGGAGAAGGTTTTGTGTTTGAATTTGGAAGAAACATAATTTCAGAAATTGGTTTTAAACCAGAACAAACATCATAAAGTAATGTTTTcacattattatcattattaatttgaagtttttccaaatttaatttaacagtattactatttttcaataaatctgaatttttttttgtatttgaatttgttaatttattaaaatcattGAGATTAtgatttgataaatttgaatatttccCCAATACAATTTCATTGAAAGCATTCGTATCAAAATTGATcgataaatttttaaataatttttctttggagAGTTGTAATGATGATGCAGGTAAATATTTACCAAAATTTGGTGTATGTTTAACagttaatgataaattttcttgatttttttttggatcAATTGTAGAATTGAAACCTAAATTTGGTGATCTATGAATAGGGAAATTTGAATCGTTCAATGTTTTCATTGCAAATTTAgttatttttgatttagGAACATTATAAAGATTTGAAGAGTATTTTAATAGAGATAGCTTCGTTGGTAATTGAGGTACAAAATCTTTAGAATGCATCATTGCAACTTCAGTTTGATTCGCtgatttatttctttgtgTATTGAAATCGTTATTGTCCCCATTTCtcttcttgaatttgaataatctgttattatttcctCTTGCTAATTTGTTCAATACTTGTTGTGttctttcatttctttcaattgatgattttagAATAATACCATCATTTTTGGTAACTACAGTTGAGTTTTCAGTtttactaataatatttaaaagatcaTTTTCCATAGAGGCATGGCTCTCAGTACCAGTTGTAGTACcattttttgaatcattaGATAGGATATCTAAGAATTCTGAACTAAATGAAGGTTTCTTGCTGGTTTGAATTCTTGGTTGAAGTTTTTTTATGGGTAGCTCATCAAATCTTTGTTGTCctctattattatcatcaagttttcttttgtttctatTGAATTGTCGTCTATTAGCGGAGGAAGAGTGTTGGTCATAATCTTTCAAACTAGTTTTCCTTTTGGGATTCTTTGATGTTGCCTCTAGGGCTTTTGCTAATATATCACTAATGAAATCTTTCgtgatattatttgaacTGTACAAGACCCTTGAGTTCCTTATCGAAAGCATTATTTCTGATAGTCACTTGAACTTTATACACTCTTCAGAAGGATCCTATCACACAGTTCTTAATAGttattcttgttttctAAAAAGgtaattgattttatttaGTTTACAAAGGAAGATCCTTTAAAGGTTTCGGTTTCCCTCGGCGCAGATTATATTCAAACGGATGTAAcgttatataaaaaaagatGCCTTAAgaatttttatatttttacgtattacatttttttatatacaagacgaaaatgaataaatgaataGTTTATGTATTACAGTCCCCCACAACATCCTCCTTCAACAACTCCCGATGTCAAAGAATTTCTTTTAGAGGCCTTTTTCAACGTGTCATTATCTCCCAATTCAATATCCTTATGtatattcaaatgatatttaGAATCCGCGACCGTTGTTTCTTTAACACCTTGTACCACATTCCTCTTTAATAAAATGGCTACTTCTTCAAGATGTTTAATCTCATGTTGTATTTCAGTCTCATTACTATTTTTTGTTGAGGAATTTCTCATTGCTTCACGCATTTGTACCCTTGACGCTACTAACATCCttgtatcattattgaaGGCAATTTTAGTGGCTCTTAATCCATGTCTGTATGCCCTTAGAGCTCTAGTTTTTAACGGTGCATTTAGTATCATGCTGGCGTTTTAGTAGTTCCACGAGCTTCCCTATATGTTTCCTTTGTAATAGTGACAGTGATGGtgatagtaatagtaatagtaaagGTAATAGTAGTAAATCTGGGGTAGACTGTCTTCTCTCTCCCTTTGCAAATGGCCTTCAAACTTTAAAAATGTGGAGATTACGGAGGTCATGTGACAGGGCGGTTTAGTTGGCTGGTAACCAATCACGGTGTTCTCCCAAGTTCGTACGGTCCTATAGTGTAGTGGTTATCACTTTCGGTTTTGATCCGGACAACCCCGGTTCGAATCCGGGTAGGacctttttttatttcttttgtttttgtttttgacCTCTGACATCCATCATATATGAACCACTAATAAGACAAAAATgcaataaaaatgatactTTTTATTCGTTTGATATTAGGTTAGAATGGTTGGAATGGTTAGAATAGAATATTATGAAGTCTATATAGAGATATATTTagtaatataataacataCCCCTTTACgttaatttatcaaatgatgCATTAAACAATATGATTTGATGACAGCACCAAAATGACAAATGGAACCTAATACaacaaaaatatggaaaatttgatgAGAACTACCAAACATATCGAAATTTCCTGGTTTAAAAGTTTCCGGGATTCTAAATCCATACAATAGAGttccaataatataaaagatTGCCTCTAATAAAACgaaatttaatgatattctCTCCATGACACCCTTGTAtccaaatatataaaatcCAGTTATCATGGGGATTAATCCTGTAAAACTAAATAACATGAAAAGTCCAGCTCTTAATGGTCTATAACTTGgtaaatcaaatttttcattcaagACAATGATGGAACAGACGATAgcaaatgaaaatgttaatattgtgaaaaatttgaaataacTTAAACGATCAAAATATCCAAAATATAAGATGGGGATGATGGAACATGAAATTAAAATGATTATACCGATGTAATCTAATTTACTCCAAAGAGTACATTGTTTAAAAGAATGTTGTTTTAAACAATGGAAACAACTACTTAATAAAAGACATGTAAATGCACCcaaaatgaagatattgataaCAATATAATCTATCACGGAAGTTGTGGGGAATTTAGGGATTGcaatgaaattaatgaagatgaatgTAAGGGAAACTATCAAATAGATAATTGATGGGATTAAATGAGTATAAATATTGATTGTTTCATTGTTTAGATAGAATAATGATTGGAAACaatgaataaatgaattggTTTCTCGAACATATCCTGTTAAAATCTTATCGTTATCCTTTTGCCATTCAGGTAATTCGTcaaatttggaaagatGTATCTTGCGTTTCCGTCTGTTGGTCTTAGGTTTCTGTGAagtatcattatcttcgAGATGATTGGTTTCAAAAATTCCGCCTACTGAATTAGACCTTGAGCGAAGAAGACATGTTGTGGttaaattatctaaattaGTAGCAGTTGAagccatttttttttgtatgtTCAATCTTACAGTTTTACAGTGTTTATGAATATGCGAAAGTAGTTATGTATTTGAGTTAAAttgagaaagaaaataagaGATTAACGTAGCGCATAATCACGTTGTTtgttaa includes:
- the IZH1 gene encoding PAQR-type receptor (similar to Saccharomyces cerevisiae IZH1 (YDR492W) and IZH4 (YOL101C); ancestral locus Anc_3.90); its protein translation is MASTATNLDNLTTTCLLRSRSNSVGGIFETNHLEDNDTSQKPKTNRRKRKIHLSKFDELPEWQKDNDKILTGYVRETNSFIHCFQSLFYLNNETINIYTHLIPSIIYLIVSLTFIFINFIAIPKFPTTSVIDYIVINIFILGAFTCLLLSSCFHCLKQHSFKQCTLWSKLDYIGIIILISCSIIPILYFGYFDRLSYFKFFTILTFSFAIVCSIIVLNEKFDLPSYRPLRAGLFMLFSFTGLIPMITGFYIFGYKGVMERISLNFVLLEAIFYIIGTLLYGFRIPETFKPGNFDMFGSSHQIFHIFVVLGSICHFGAVIKSYCLMHHLIN
- the MZM1 gene encoding Mzm1p (similar to Saccharomyces cerevisiae YDR493W; ancestral locus Anc_3.89); its protein translation is MILNAPLKTRALRAYRHGLRATKIAFNNDTRMLVASRVQMREAMRNSSTKNSNETEIQHEIKHLEEVAILLKRNVVQGVKETTVADSKYHLNIHKDIELGDNDTLKKASKRNSLTSGVVEGGCCGGL
- the RSM28 gene encoding mitochondrial 37S ribosomal protein mS46 RSM28 (similar to Saccharomyces cerevisiae RSM28 (YDR494W); ancestral locus Anc_3.87), yielding MLSIRNSRVLYSSNNITKDFISDILAKALEATSKNPKRKTSLKDYDQHSSSANRRQFNRNKRKLDDNNRGQQRFDELPIKKLQPRIQTSKKPSFSSEFLDILSNDSKNGTTTGTESHASMENDLLNIISKTENSTVVTKNDGIILKSSIERNERTQQVLNKLARGNNNRLFKFKKRNGDNNDFNTQRNKSANQTEVAMMHSKDFVPQLPTKLSLLKYSSNLYNVPKSKITKFAMKTLNDSNFPIHRSPNLGFNSTIDPKKNQENLSLTVKHTPNFGKYLPASSLQLSKEKLFKNLSINFDTNAFNEIVLGKYSNLSNHNLNDFNKLTNSNTKKNSDLLKNSNTVKLNLEKLQINNDNNVKTLLYDVCSGLKPISEIMFLPNSNTKPSPPPPSS